A genomic stretch from Salarias fasciatus chromosome 10, fSalaFa1.1, whole genome shotgun sequence includes:
- the alkbh4 gene encoding alpha-ketoglutarate-dependent dioxygenase alkB homolog 4 isoform X1, with translation MAERSSRDMTTCACKGIRTCLICESFKEAVQPASCEPKKVHHFVYDPETRLASSDHDQAASFLFPGVFLWDNFITEEEENELISWMDREVWNPSQSGRRKQDFGPKVNFKKRKVRLGSFSGLPALSRALVVRMQREPSLAGFEPVEQCNLDYHPERGAAIEPHLDDSWLWGERLVTVNMLSDTTLTMSLPAEGEGAGEGEVRVAVRLPRRCLVMLHGEARHRWKHAIHREDIQRRRVCSTYRELSAEFLPGGGQAQLGTQLLDIASGFNGTPV, from the exons ATGGCGGAGCGCAGCAGCCGGGACATGACAACATGCGCATGTAAAGGCATCAGGACGTGTTTAATCTGCGAGAGCTTCAAGGAGGCGGTTCAGCCGGCGTCGTGTGAACCAAAG AAGGTGCATCATTTTGTCTACGATCCTGAAACAAGACTTGCCTCCAGCGACCATGACCAGGCCGCGTCCTTTCTCTTTCCTGGTGTCTTTTTATGGGACAACTTcatcacagaggaggaagagaatgAGCTGATCAGCTGGATGGACCGGGAGGTGTGGAATCCGTCGCAGTCTGGTCGAAGGAAACAG GATTTTGGTCCGAAGGTGaactttaagaaaagaaaagtgcgTTTGGGAAGCTTCAGCGGGCTCCCCGCTTTGAGCCGGGCCCTGGTAGTGAGGATGCAGCGCGAGCCGAGCCTGGCGGGCTTCGAGCCGGTGGAGCAGTGTAACCTGGACTACCACCCGGAGCGAGGCGCGGCCATCGAGCCGCACCTGGACGACTCCTGGCTGTGGGGGGAGCGTCTGGTCACCGTCAACATGCTGTCCGACACCACGCTCACCATGTCGCTCCCCGCCGAGGGGGAgggagcgggggagggggaggtcCGCGTCGCCGTTCGCCTGCCTCGCAGGTGTTTGGTCATGCTGCACGGTGAGGCGCGGCACCGGTGGAAACACGCCATTCACAGGGAGGACATTCAGCGGCGCAGGGTGTGCAGCACCTACAGGGAGCTGTCTGCAGAGTTCCTCCCTGGAGGGGGGCAGGCCCAGCTGGGCACCCAGCTGCTGGACATCGCTTCGGGCTTTAATGGGACTCCGGTGTGA
- the alkbh4 gene encoding alpha-ketoglutarate-dependent dioxygenase alkB homolog 4 isoform X2, translating into MDREVWNPSQSGRRKQDFGPKVNFKKRKVRLGSFSGLPALSRALVVRMQREPSLAGFEPVEQCNLDYHPERGAAIEPHLDDSWLWGERLVTVNMLSDTTLTMSLPAEGEGAGEGEVRVAVRLPRRCLVMLHGEARHRWKHAIHREDIQRRRVCSTYRELSAEFLPGGGQAQLGTQLLDIASGFNGTPV; encoded by the exons ATGGACCGGGAGGTGTGGAATCCGTCGCAGTCTGGTCGAAGGAAACAG GATTTTGGTCCGAAGGTGaactttaagaaaagaaaagtgcgTTTGGGAAGCTTCAGCGGGCTCCCCGCTTTGAGCCGGGCCCTGGTAGTGAGGATGCAGCGCGAGCCGAGCCTGGCGGGCTTCGAGCCGGTGGAGCAGTGTAACCTGGACTACCACCCGGAGCGAGGCGCGGCCATCGAGCCGCACCTGGACGACTCCTGGCTGTGGGGGGAGCGTCTGGTCACCGTCAACATGCTGTCCGACACCACGCTCACCATGTCGCTCCCCGCCGAGGGGGAgggagcgggggagggggaggtcCGCGTCGCCGTTCGCCTGCCTCGCAGGTGTTTGGTCATGCTGCACGGTGAGGCGCGGCACCGGTGGAAACACGCCATTCACAGGGAGGACATTCAGCGGCGCAGGGTGTGCAGCACCTACAGGGAGCTGTCTGCAGAGTTCCTCCCTGGAGGGGGGCAGGCCCAGCTGGGCACCCAGCTGCTGGACATCGCTTCGGGCTTTAATGGGACTCCGGTGTGA